TCGAGTCCTACGAGACCGACGGCGGGATCATCGGTGTCAACCTCTCGCGACTCGAGGAGTTCGCCGGCATGGCCGATTCGGGCCAGCTCATCCACCTGGAACTCGACGAGGAGACCCGGAAACTCCACGTCCAGATCGACGGACTGGAGGGGACCCTGGCGCTGATCGATCCCGACTCGATCCGACAGGAACCCGACCTCCCCGACCTGGACCTGCCCGCGACGGTCGTCCTCGAAGGGAACGACATCGACCGCGCGGTCACCGCCGCCGACATGGTGAGCGATCACATCGCGCTCGGGGTCAACGCGGACGACGAGGTGTTCTACGTCGACGCCGAGGGTGACACCGACGACGTTCACTTCGAACTCGGTCGGGACGACCTCATCGACCTCGTCGCCGGCGACGCCCGTTCGCTGTTCTCGCTCGATTACCTCAAGGACATGAACAAGGCGATCCCGAAAGACGCCGAGATCGAGATGGAACTCGGCGAGGAGTTCCCGGTCAAGATGCACTTCGACTTCGCGGAGGGTGACGGCAAAGTGACCTACATGCTCGCGCCGCGCATCCAGAGCGATTGACCCCACCGTCTACCACAGTTCTTTTGGTCACGTTGGCCCGCCTTCTTTCCGAGTACTGACCTGTCATGGCTGAACCCGACGACGGGCCGCAAGCGCCCGACCCCGACCCCGAGGAATCGGTCCGTGAGGCCGTCGAGCGGTCCCGGAGCGGCGCGCCGGCGGTCGGCCGGGTCGTCCGCGACCGCTTCTCGACGGACGAGGTGTTCCAGCGCATCATCGCGGCGGCCGACGAGGAGATCACCGCCGGGAGCCGCGAACTGTTCTTCAGCGCGCTGGCCGGCGGGTTCGCCATCACCATCACGTTCCTCCTCTATGCCTCCCTGACGGCCTCGACCGGCGGGGACACGGTGTTGAGCGTGATGCTCTACCCGCTCGGGTTCATCTACATCATCATCGGCGGCTATCAGCTATACACCGAGAACACGCTGCCGCCGGTGGCGCTGACGCTGGAGCGACTGGCGTCGATCCCCGCGCTCCTGCGCAACTGGACCGTCGTGCTGGCGGGCAACTTCGCCGGGGGCGCGCTGGGGGCTGTCGCGCTGGTGTTCGGCGGCGTCCTCTCGCCCGAGGCGGCGACGGCGGCGACCTACC
This Halorientalis sp. IM1011 DNA region includes the following protein-coding sequences:
- a CDS encoding DNA polymerase sliding clamp produces the protein MFNAIVSADTLRATLDSVSVLVDECKIHLTDEGIEIRAVDPANVGMVDLRLDAAAFESYETDGGIIGVNLSRLEEFAGMADSGQLIHLELDEETRKLHVQIDGLEGTLALIDPDSIRQEPDLPDLDLPATVVLEGNDIDRAVTAADMVSDHIALGVNADDEVFYVDAEGDTDDVHFELGRDDLIDLVAGDARSLFSLDYLKDMNKAIPKDAEIEMELGEEFPVKMHFDFAEGDGKVTYMLAPRIQSD